The Acidobacteriota bacterium DNA window ACCGAACGCGTGTTGTATGACACCAATGCGTTCAGTTCGGTGACGATTACTGCAGAACCGGTGGGGCAAACGCCCGAGGGCATCGAAGAACGCGATGTCACGGTCAACATCATCGAATCGAAACGCAACCTGTTGATTTACGGCGGCGGTTTTCAATTTTCGAGAAACGCCCCGAAATTGCCGAATCTCAGTTTTTTAAATGGACTGCGGGGTTCGGCGCAAATCTCGAATACCAACTGGTTCGGCAAACTTTATACAGTGAGTTTACTCGGTCGCATTTCGCAGGATGAAATACTCAGCCAGGTATCATTTCAAAACCCCAGACCGTTGGGGAAAAGTTATCCGTTGCTGATTTCGTTGTTTGCTCAACGTTTGGCAGAAACCTCGTTCAGTTCAAACCGCTACACCGCGTTGATTCAGGTTGAAAAACGTTTGTCTTCGAGAACCATCATTTACGGCAGCTATAATTTTGAGCGGATCAGTTTGTTTGATTTAAAAGTCAGTCCCGATGAAATCACCCGCAACCGTCAGGCTATCAGACTGGGTCGCGTGGGACCCAGTTTTGTGCACGACACACGCGACAGTGCTTTTGAACCGACTACCGGAACACTGACACTTGGCAGTGTTTATTTCGCTTCAAAATTTTTAGGCGGCAATGAACAGTTCATCAAATCTCTGGTTGAACATAGTCGTTATTATCGTTTGGATAGAAGAGGTGAGCTGGTATTTTTAACCGCCGGACGATTGGGGCTTTCATCGCCGTTTAGCGGGCGCGAAACCTTACCGCTTTCCGAACGCTTTTTTGCCGGCGGTTCACGGGATTTGCGCGGATTTGGTTTTGAAGAAGCGGGACCCGCTGACCCGGTGACCGGAAGACCGGTCGGCGGGAATGCGCTGGTGGTTTTAAACAATGAACTGCGATTCCCGATTAAAGGAATTTTAGGCGGCGCGGTGTTTGCTGATGTTGGCAATGTATTTCGCCGCGTGCGCGACATCAATCCCGGAAAAATGACCGGCTCTTTGGGATTCGGATTGAGATTGAAAACCCCGATTGGACCTGTGCGGTTGGATATAGCCGGGTTGATTTTCAACCGACCGCAGGGCGCACCGCAACTGAAAGGTCATTTCAGTTTCGGACAGACATTTTAAATGGGTTAATGGTTACTCGTTATTGGTCACTTTAAAGGGCAAAATGCAAATAATCATTAACCAGTGACCAATAATAAAAACAATGAACTTTTTACTTTTTACTTTTTACTTTTTACTTTTGCTTTCGCCGCCGCAGAAAGTGGTTGACCAGATATTGACTTTGGTGAATGGCGAATTGATTACGCGAACCGATTTGATTTGGAGTCTGGCGCTTGATGCCAAAGCGCCGAATCCTGCGGGTGGCGTGAGCCGCGATATTATGCAGCAGAAAATTGATGTGATGATTGATGAGCGGTTGATTAGTCAGGAAGCGGCGCGATTGCCGAGCGCCGAAATCACCCGCGAAGAAATCAATAAAAAACGCGCTGAATTAATTAAACTATTTCCTTCCGAAGCGGTGTTTCGCGAACGCATCGAAGCCGTCGGATTAACTGCCGATAAACTCGATGAGATACTGCGCGGGCGCATTGCCATCGAAAAATATATTGAGTTTCGCTTTAAATCGTTCGTGTTTGTCACCGACGATGAAGTCGCGCAATATTACTTTGAGAAACTGGTTCCGGCAGTTAAAGCGCGCGGCGCGGTGCCGCCGACGATTGATAAAGTGAGCGCCGAAATCAGAGAGTTATTGAAAGCTGAAAAAGTCGAAACTGAAATCGACGCGTGGCTGACCTCAGCACGTCAACGCGCCGAAATTGTGCATCTCGCTGAGCCTTAGATTAGTCAGCCTGCTTTGATTGCGATAGCCGATTAGCGGATGCGGCTAATTCCTTCTCAACCTCTTGCTTAAACTTTTGAGTTGCCTGATTCACTGCTTCCAACCGTTTCATTGCTTCACCTATAGCAGTTTGCAAAACGATTTACTCAAGTTGAGGAAGCGGTCTTTGACCGCGTGTGACGGGAAACGCGGTCAAAGACCGCTTCCTCAACAGCGGCTGAGTAAACTCAATCGCAAACCGCTCTAAAGCTTGGCGAAAAGCCTCACCTTGCGAAAGATAGTGGTTAGCTTCATCCGACACCATTTTGGTTTCCTTTATTCGATATTTATATTTGTGATGCTTTCACGCCTCGTAAAATCGGTCAATTTATTTATCCGTGAAGTTGCTACGTGCTTTGCCTGACAGTTACAATAAATTACTCCTTCAAGGGCAAAAAAATGTTAGATAAATTTAAAGAAGAATGCGGGGTATTTGGCATCTTCAATCACGAAGAAGCCGCGCGACTAACTTATTTAGGTCTCTATTCTCTACAGCATCGCGGACAGGAATCAGCAGGCATTGTTTCCGCCGATGACAAACGACTATACGCCTGTCGCGGAATGGGACACGTTCATGAAATTTTCGGCGAAGCGCAACTCTCCACCCTTCCCGGAAACTCAAGCATCGGCCATGTCCGCTATTCAACTGCCGGAAGCGTCAGTCTGCTTGAAGCTCAACCCTTTTTAGTCGATGGCTATCGCGGACAAATCGCCCTCTGTCACAATGGCAACTTGCCATATGCCAACGAAGTGCGGCGCGAACTCGAAATGGACGGCGCAATCTTCTCTTCGACATCGGATACCGAAGTCGTGCTGCATAAAATCGCCCGCTCGAAAGCGCCCAATTTAATCAGCGCGATTTTGGATGTTTTTCAGCACATCGAAGGCGCGTATTCGATGCTCTTTTTAACCAAAGAGAGTTTGATTGCGGTGCGCGACCCGCGCGGCTTTCGCCCACTCTGTTTAGGCAAGTTGGATGGCTCGTATGTGTTGGCATCGGAAACCTGCGCTTTTGATTTGATTGGCGCAACCTATGAACGCGATGTTGAACCGGGCGAAATAGTCGTCATCAACCACGCGGGAATCGAATCGTATTTTTTACCGCAAGAGGCGAAACCCGCGCACTGCATTTTTGAACACGTCTATTTTTCGCGTCCCGATTCACTGGTATTCGGCATTTCGGTAAATAAAACCCGTCACAAAATGGGCAGGCAACTTGCCGTTGAATGTCCCGCCGATGCCGACATTGTGGTTCCGGTGCCGGATTCCGGGGTCGCGGCGGCTGTCGGTTATGCTTCGCAGTCGGGTTTGAAATTCCGCTTCGGACTGGTGCGCAACCATTATGTCGGGCGCACCTTTATTGAACCCAAACAATCGATTCGCCATTTCGGCGTAAAAATCAAACTCAATCCGGTTCGCGATTTGATTGAAGGTCGCCGGGTGGTGTTGATTGATGATTCGATTGTGCGCGGCACCACTTCCAAAAAAATTGTGCAGATGGTGCGCAGCGCGGGGGCGCGTGAAGTTCACGTTCGCATCAGTTGTCCGCCGACGATTGCGCCGTGTTTTTACGGCGTCGATACGCCGACCCGCGAAGAGCTAATCGCCTCGAACAAATCCATCGAAGAGATTGCCAAATTCATTGACGCGGATAGTTTGGGGTATTTGAGCATCGGCGGCTTGCTGGCTGCCTGTGACGACCCTGAAGGTCAACGATTCTGCACAGCCTGTTACACGAATAACTATCCGATTCCTGTGACCGCAAGCGCCCGCACCAAAACCGAAAGGGAAGAAGGGGCTTTGCAACCGGATGCCATTTGGCCGCGCTCTTGATTTTGCAGCATTGAATTTTAATCTCAGTCAATAACCGCCTGTTGTGGGTTATCCCGAAACATAAAGGTCGAACCGTAGGCAATGAAAATCAATCGGAAAACCATTGCGATAGTCGGGTTGTTGGCGCTCGTGGCGCTGTTTTTTTATCAACGGTGCGCGAAAAAGCCGACCCCGGAACCGCAACCAGGTCCTGTAACCGGCAAACTCGTTGTGCGATTTTTAGACATCGGACAAGGCGACGCGCAGCTTTTGCAATTGCCCGGTGGCGAAACCATTCTGATTGATTCCGGCGACAGAGGAAAACCGACGACTGAACTGCTCAAACAATTCGGCGTCAGTGAAATCGATTTAATCATTGCCACGCATCCGCACGCCGACCACATCGGCGAAATGCGCGATGTCATGCGGGCTTTTAAAGTGAAAGAGTTCTGGGATGCCGGATTTACCAAAAACGCTACCAAAACCTATACCGAAATGCTTTCCGAAATAAAGCAGCAGGGGATTAAATTCGCTGCGCCGAAACGCGGCGAAACCCGTAAATTCGGCGACGTTTTGCTGGAAGTTTTAAACCCTTCGACAACGATTGCCGAAGATGATACCAATAACTCTTCAATCGTCGCGCGTGTCACTTTCGGTGCAAAGCGTTTTTTATTTACCGGCGATGCAGAGGTCGGCGCGTGGAAACAGATGATTGAAACGGAGAAAGAAAAACTGCGCGCCGATGTGTTGAAAGCCGCGCATCACGGCAGTTCCAACGGCACGACCAGAGAGGTGCTCGACGTTGTGCGCCCTGCGATTTTTACCATCAGTTGCGCGGTCGCCAATGATTATCATCACCCGCATCCGCGAGTGGTTAGCCTTTTGCAACGTGAGCGCAACATTCAGGTTTTTCGCACCGATTTGCAGGGGACGATAACCGCGATTTGCGATGGCGAAAACATTGAAATGAGCAGCGAAAAACCGGTCGAGGCGGCGCGACTCTATATGACCGGCGATGAAGTTGCGGGAAAAGCTTCGAGTGGGGATGAAGGCGGCAGCATGAATTCCGGCGGGCGCGGCAGGAGGAGCAAATGAGCAAAAAAAGCGATGACGACAAACCGGAAGCAACAAAAGCGAAAGAGCATACATTGAAAATCTACATCGACCGCATCGAAGACGCCATTGCCACGGTGGTAATGAGCGATGATGACAGCGTGCATTTCAATATACCGGCGTCATATTTACCCGAAGGCGCAGAAGACGGCGATCATTTTCAATTGATTTTCAAAGCCGATAAAGCAAGCGCCAAAGAAATCCAAACCAAAGCCGAAGATTTGCTCAAGGATTTGTTAGGGCAAAAGTAAACCGCTGGCTAAATTAAGCACGTAAAGCGTTATATTTCATGGCGAATTCCAAAAAAGTGCAACAGGCGAAATATCTGGAAATTCTTATAAAGAAAATAGAGATATGCCGCAACTACAAACCTAAATTCGGACAGGGGAAAGAAGTTTCGCTTGAAGAGTTTCAAACTTTATATGGTACAGATCCGTTTTATTCCTGGTTTGGAATGGATGATTCCTTAATATATGCAGCACATAAGGCGGCTGGCGGCATAACATCTCTGTACCGCCAAGTTGGAATCGGATGCGAACAACTATTTCGGCAAATCTTGCAAGACCAGCTTGGATTAACAAACGAACAAGTACGCTGGGCGTATGAATTGCAAGCTGATGTTGGTAAGGTTCGTACGCTCTCGCTGGATGGTCGTATTGAAATTGAAGACATAGCTTCCAAAGAATATAGAACCAAAGTGACGGACTGGCTTACACAAGCTGTAGCGAAAAAATCGCTAGATGCAAAGATAGCTAGTGCTTTGAAAGGGGCGGTCTTTGAAGTGCGTCAAGGTTACAAAAGCAAAGATTCCAAACGTCAGAATGCAGACATCAGTAATGCGGGTATTGCATATGCACAAGGGTATTTGCCGGTTGTTTTAATGCTTTCTACACAAATTGATAGTGATGTTGCTGAGCGATACGCTCATGCAGGTTGGCTGATTCTTCGCGGTAACCTTGATGAATCGCCGATTTCATCAACGTACGCTTTTTGTAAGCGGGTGCTCAAATATGATTTGGCCGCATTTTTGAAAACTAACTCAATGCAATTAAAACGGATTGTGGAACAAGTGGTAGAGTCTTTATTGAAAGCTTGAATAATGGATTTCTATGGTAACAACAAAAGCTGAATTGACATTCAAACATAATCTGAACTATGGAAGACATGGTTGGCTGAGACTCACCCCTGCTTATTCGGTAAAAGTCGTTCACAAAATTCTTGAAGAAAATCGTTGGATTAGACATGTCCTTGATCCGTTTTCAGGTAGCGGTACAACCGGATTAGCCTGCGCAGAGCAGAATTTAAACTGCGATTTGTTGGATATTAATCCTTTTTTAATCTGGTTTGCAGAAGTTAAAACGGCAAACTATAGCGAAGCGCAATGTAGGGAAGCGCGAATCATAACTAGAGAGATTGCGCAAAAACTCAGTGAACCGAACTACAATAATGAATTGTGGATGCCCGCAATTAAAAATATAGAGCGTTGGTGGCCAGCAACAGAACGCGCACTGCTGGCAGGAATTTATGATGGCATCCATAGACGATTTCCGGAGAGAACTCCGGTAAGCGATATTTTGCTGGTTGCATTTTGTCGAACCTTAATCGAATGGTCTAATGCGGCATTCAACCATCAATCCATGTCTTTCAAAGAATCCGGTCCTTCACTTTTTGATTATGAAAACCGTTCGGTTTTACTGGAGAATTATTTAAACCTGACGGATAGAATAATTGAATCGGCAGCGTCTTACATCCCTGGTCGGGTTCAATCACGTTTGGCGGATTCGAGAGTTGTTCATAGAACGCAAGGGCGTTTGTATGATTGTGTGATTACTTCGCCACCATATCCAAACCGAATGAGTTATATCAGAGAACTACGGCCTTATATGTATTGGCTTGGCTATCTGAAAGAGGCGAAAGAAGCAGGTGAACTGGATTGGCAAGCGATAGGGGGGACTTGGGGCATTGCGACCAGTAGATTGGCGAAGTGGCAGCCAGAGGGTGAAGCGATTCGCCACGCAGGGTTTTATCTGATGATTGACAAAATTGCTGAAAATAGCCCTTTATTAGCTAACTATGTTCACAAGTATTTTGTAGATGTTGTCACCCACCTTCATTCTGTGAAGCAAATTCTTAGACCCGGTGGCAAAATATTTTATGTGATTGGCAATTCTAAATTTTACGATACGCTCGTGCCGGTCGAAAAAATCTATGCTGATATTTTAAGACAGCTTGAATTTGATAAGATTGAAATTGAGGCATTGCGAAAGAGAAATTCTAAAAAGGAACTTGTAGAATTTCTAGTTTCCGCAGAGAAATTATGAAAGAACAAATCAGTTACAAAGATGCGGGTGTTGATATTGATGCGGCGAATGTCGCGACCTCGCGAATTAAACAACTAGCAAAAGCCACGTTTACGCCGAATGTGATTTCGGAAATCGGTTCATTCGGTGGCATGTTTCGCGCCGATTTCGGCGAGATGCGAGAACCCGTCCTGGTCTCTTCGGCAGACGGCGTCGGCACCAAACTGCGCGCCGCGTTTATGACCGGCATTCATAACACCGTCGGTTATGACCTGGTCTGCCACTGCGTCAACGACATTCTCGTACAGGGCGCGCGACCGTTGTTTTTTATGGACTATTTCGCCACCGGAAAACTTTCACCCGATGTCCTGACGCAAGTCATCGAAGGTTTGGCGCGCGGCTGCAAAGAAAACGGCTGCGCCCTGATAGGCGGCGAAACCGCCGAGATGCCCGGCTTTTATGCTGATGGTGAATATGACATCGCCGGGTTCATCGTCGGAGTGGTTGACCGCGCCAAAGCCATCGATGGTGCGCGCATTCAAGTGGGCGATGTGTTGATTGCCTTGCCTTCGGTTGGCATGCACACCAACGGCTACAGTCTGGCGCGCAAACTCTTTTTTGAAGTTGCAAAGTACGAAGCCGACACCTACGTTGATGAACTCGACTGTACGGCGGGGCAGGAATTATTGAAACCGCATCGCAGCTATTTACAGGCGCTTGACGGGGTGCTCGACTCAGGGATTATCAAAGGTCTGGCGCATATTACGGGTGGCGGCTTGCTCGAAAATATCCCGCGCATTCTGCCCGCGGGAACCGCTGCGAAAATCAACAAAGGCGCGTGGCCGGGGTTGCCGGTTTATGAACTGCTTCAACGACTCGGCAAGGTCGCCGAAGACGAAATGTACAGAGCTTTCAATATGGGCGTCGGCATGGTGGCGGTCACAAGCCCTGCGGATGCTCAACAGTTGACCGCGCACCTTGAAGCGGTCAATGAGAAGCACTACGATATAGGCAGGATAATTGAAGGCGAGAAAAATGTTTTAATCAGTTGAGCCATGAAGTTTTGAGTTTTCAGGAAGAGAAACTTTATTTCGATTTTTCCGCCATTATCTTTTAACTAAAAACTCAAAACTGAAAACTTGAAATCTTCGTTAAACAGAGGCGAGGACGATTGCATGATGATTTGTACGAGATGCGGAAACGAGTTGGAAGAGAATGCCAGGTTTTGTAATAAGTGTGGTGCGCCTTCGCCAGCCTTTAATGATATTTCAAACGAAGATGCGCCGACTTTGAATCTGCCGAAACCGACGGCTCCGCAACCGTTGGAATCGCGACCGACGCAACAGATGACACCCGGTCAAACGGGTTCGGGATTGCCAACCGGCCCGGCTTATATTCCGCCTGATTCGCCACCCAAACAGGAGCCTGATTACCCGCCATCTTTTCTGTACCAGCAACCCACAGGACCACAACCACCGCCGCCAGTCGGTTACGGGCAACCTTACCAGCAACCCAATTATTACCAACCGGCACCCGGTTATTTACAACCCGCAGGGGTCACGCCGCAACCGCCGCCGATTGCCCGCACCATTTCACTTGGCGATTGGCTGTCTTATGGATGGCGGGTGTATTCGGAAAACTGGTTTGTGATGTCACTTGCCACGCTGTTGGTTATGGTCATCGGCATTGGCACGATTGGCATACTTGCGGGGCCGATGGTGATGGGACTGTTTCGCATGGCTTTTAAAACCATGAAAGGCGAACGCCCGGAAATTGCCGACCTGTTTAACTGGGAAGGGAAATTTTTACAGGCATTTTTAGCGTTCATTATTTACGCGGCAATTTACGGCAGCATTCAAGGCGTCGGCGGCAGAAGCGGCGCGTTGTCAGCGATTTTAAGTTTTCTGATTGGCCCGTTTTTAACTATGCTCATCAGTTTCAGTTTCCCCATGCTGCTTGAAGGTCGAAAAGATATTGCCGCAGCCATCAATGACATTGGCAAACGGATTTTTACCAGAGATGCGTTGATGTGGTGGATTGTCGGGTTGGTTTTCGGATTGATTGCCTGGAGCGGTTCGCTCGCCTGTGGCATCGGCATCTTTGTCACGGTGCCCTGGATTGTCAGCGCCGCGGCTGTCGCTTACAGCAACATCTGGGGCATCGATGACCCCAATCGCACCAACGCTTGACCCGTCTAAACGTTTGGTGTCCGGTGTTCTGAGTCTAAAACTTAAATTTAACTTTTCTTGATACACATGAATCGAAGACAATTTGCTAAAGCCATCACTGCGGGGGTTGCCGCTTTGGGTTTCAACCCGCAGGTTTTTTCATTTCATTCTGTGCGTCCGCAAGTTGCCATCACTATTGATGATTTCGGTCTTGATGAGGTTTCAAAAGCGGAAGCCGAAGCGCGCAATGCGAAAGTTTTGAGCGTACTTCATCAACATAAAATCAAAGCCGCAGGATTTGTTTGCGGGCGGCGTGTCGATAACGAAAACGGCAAAATGATTTTGCAAGCGTGGGACGCTGAAAATCATCTGATTGCCAATCACACCTATTCGCACTGGTATTTTCATCGTCGCAGCGTCGAAGAATTCTCGCAGGATATTTTGCGTTGCGAAGCTTTAATTAAAGATTACAAGAATTTCACCAAACGGTTTCGCTTCCCGATGCTCAAGGAAGGCGACACCGTCGAACGCCGTGATGGGTTGCGGGCATTTTTGAAATCGCAAGGTTATCAACAAGGCTACGTCACCATTGATGCATCGGATTGGTATGTTGACCAGCGGTTGCGCGAACGGTTGAAGCAAAATCCGCAAGCCGATGTGATCGGATATAAAAATTTTTACTTGAGTCACATCTGGGATCGGGCAAGTTTTTATGACCAACTGGCAAAGAAAGTTTTAAAACGTCAGGTCAAACATACGCTGCTGATTCATCACAATGTTTTAAATGCGCGATTTCTGAGCGAAATGCTCGCGATGTTTAAACAAAAAGGCTGGCAGTTGATTGATGCCGAAGAAGCTTTCGCTGATCCGCTATTCGCGGTTGAACCGAATAACTTACCGGCGGGCGAAGGTATCATTTGGGCACTCGCGAAAGCCACCGGCAAATTCGATAAACTGTTACGCTATCCGGCAGAAGATAGCGAATATGAAAAACCGTTGATGGATAAACTCGGGTTGTAATACTAGACAAAATTTCATTGATAAAGGATGACGGCATGGAAAATCTGGCAAAACCGGAAGTGAAGTTCGGCGATTGGATAGGCGAAGGTTGGCGAATGTTTACTTCGCAATGGAAAGCCTGGGTGGTGAATGCGCTGGTTTTCCTGCTGATTTGCGGCACCCCGATATTGGTGGTGACGATTGGTTTCTATATCAATATCTTTATGCAGATATCGGCAAATCCGCGTTCAGCGCAAGCCATTGCTCCTGAGACCATCTTTATTTTTTACGGACTTATTTTTGGTGTCAGCTTTCTGACGGTTTTTGCCAGTGCGTTTTTTATGGCAGGTATGCACAAAGCTGCCCTGAAACAATTGCGAGGCGGCAAAGTTGAATTGCGCGACCTGTTTTCCGGCGGGGATGTCTATTTCAAAATGCTGGGATCAATTTTTCTTGGCACGATTTTGACCATAATCGGGTTTATGTTGTGCTTTTTTCCGGCTTATATCGTAACCGGGATGCTGTTTTTTACTGCGCCATTAATTGTTGAGCGCAAACTGGGAGTCGTACAGGCAATGCAAACCAGTTATGAATTAGCAAAAAGAAACTGGTTGATGTTTACGTTGTTTGCATTTGTCGTGCAATTTATCGCTTCAGCCGGAACCTATGCCTGTTACATCGGCATTCTCGCAACTTTGCCTTTGATGTTTACCATTACTGCTGTTGCCTACCGGGATTGTTTTGGGATGGAAGGGGCGCAGTATTTTGCGCCCAATGCGCCAGCTGCGCCGAGTAATTATGGGCAAAGTTATCCGCCTGCCTATCAACAGCCACCATCGGCGCTTTATGGGCAATCGCCTTATGAACCGCCGACAGCCGTGCCGCAAAATCCGCAGGGGAATTATCCAGTCGCTCAACCACCCATCAATCAACCGGAAGCGCCGAAACCTTTTGAGCCACCGCCACCGGTGGTCTACCCATCGACCGCTAGCGAACCGATAACCGAACAACCGGAAGTGGTTTCGCGTCCGGCGACGCCACCGCAACCTCCGGTTGTGGCACCGCCCCCACCGCCACAACGCATTATCTGCGCCAGTTGCAGCGCGTCGTTACCGGCGACAGCCAGTTTCTGCCCGCGATGCGGCACGCGCATTACAACTTAAAATTTAATTTCTGCGAGGCAGACAAAGCCGGCGACCTGAGCGATTTTGCGTTTCGATTCATAATTGATTTTGCACCCGGCAAACGAAAACCAACTGCCCCTCGCCCTGAGATTTTACGCTTTGCAATTGTGTGCGTGAGTCTGTAGTGTATGCATTTCTATTTTGATCAATGAAAGGCGCTGAATCGAATTTGTGACTGAGCAACTAAATCAACTTCCCGGAATTGCGGTTGTTGGCGCAGGATACTGGGGCGTAAATCATGTGAGAAATTTTTATCAGCTTGGCGCATTGCAAACGGTCTGTGATGCCAATATCGCATCGCTGCAAAAAATTTCCGAGACCTTTCCTGATGTAAACATTGAAACCGATTTTGAGAAGGTACTCGCCGATTCTGCAATTCAAGGCGTGGTCATTGCGACCCCTGCCGAAAGCCATTTTCGTCTGGCATCGCGAGCCTTAAAAGCCGGTAAACACTTGCTTGTTGAAAAGCCTTTGACCCTGAATGTCGAAGAAGGCGAACAACTGGTGGCGCTCGCTGGCGAACAACAACGGGTTTTAATGGTCGGGCATCTACTCGAATTTCACCCGGCAGTTCTGCGTTTGCGCGAATTTATCGAATCGGGTGAACTCGGCGAATTGCACTACATCTATTCCAACCGCTTGAATCTCGGAAAAATTCGTCGGGAAGAAAATATTTTATGGAGCTTTGCGCCGCACGACATCGCGATTATTTTGCGTCTGGTCGGTGAACTCCCCAGTCGTGTGAGCGCGACGGGCGGCGCTTATCTGCAACCCCAAATTGCCGATGTGACGGTCACCAATATGGAATTTCCACACGGCACACGGGCGCAGATTTTTGTCAGTTGGCTGCATCCTTATAAAGAACAGCGCATGGTGATTGTCGGCTCAAAAAAAATGGCAGTGTTTGATGATGTGCGCAAAGAGAATAAGCTAATGACTTATGAACACGTCATCGAATTTGTCGAAGGCGAACCGGTCATGAAGAAAGGTGAAGGCATCCCGGTTGAATTGGAAAGCGCAGAACCACTCAAACGCGAATGCCAGCATTTTTTAGAGTGCATTCAAACCGGTAAACAACCGTTGACGGATGGCGAAAGCGGCGTGCGCGTATTACGCATACTCGAAGCCGCCGAGCAATCATTAGAACAACAGGGTGCGCCGGTGGCGCTCTGATTAAAAGTAAAGACATATGGAAAAAAATTATTTCGTTCATGAATCAAGTTACGTTGATGAACCTTGCGAAATCGGCGAGGGCACGAAAATCTGGCATTTTTCTCATGTGATGAAGAACAGCCGCATCGGCAAAGGCTGCAACATCGGGCAAAACGTCGTCATTTCGCCGGATGTGACGATTGGTAATAACGTCAAAATTCAAAACAACGTCTCGGTTTATACGGGCGTGATTTTGGAAGACGATGTTTTTTGCGGACCTTCGATGGTCTTTACCAACGTCGTCAATCCCCGCAGTCAGGTGTCGCGCAAAGATGAATACCGCGCGACGCTGGTAAAAAAAGGCGCATCAATTGGCGCGAATGCTACGGTGGTGTGCGGGCATACGGTTGGACAGTATGCGTTTATTGGCGCGGGCGCGGTCGTGACCAAAGATGTACCCGATTATGCATTGATTATCGGCAATCCCGGACGCCTTGTTGGTTGGATGTGCCAATGCGGCATCAAGTTGAAATTCGTTACGGGTGAGGTTGATGGGGAAGCGACTTGCGCAGCGTGCAGCAGGCATTATGTGAAAACAAGCAATGTCGTATCTGAAGCTTAATCGTTGATGGAAAGTGTTGAAAAGGGTTCATCAGGAAAGTGTCCACTCACCCTCCTGATGCACCAGCCGGAGTTGCGAAGGCTTTCGTTGTTACCACACCTGCGGCATCACGCCTCTGACTTGAAATGCCATCTGTAATTTTCTTGGCGGCGTATTGGTTG harbors:
- a CDS encoding acyltransferase; translation: MEKNYFVHESSYVDEPCEIGEGTKIWHFSHVMKNSRIGKGCNIGQNVVISPDVTIGNNVKIQNNVSVYTGVILEDDVFCGPSMVFTNVVNPRSQVSRKDEYRATLVKKGASIGANATVVCGHTVGQYAFIGAGAVVTKDVPDYALIIGNPGRLVGWMCQCGIKLKFVTGEVDGEATCAACSRHYVKTSNVVSEA
- a CDS encoding Gfo/Idh/MocA family oxidoreductase, which produces MTEQLNQLPGIAVVGAGYWGVNHVRNFYQLGALQTVCDANIASLQKISETFPDVNIETDFEKVLADSAIQGVVIATPAESHFRLASRALKAGKHLLVEKPLTLNVEEGEQLVALAGEQQRVLMVGHLLEFHPAVLRLREFIESGELGELHYIYSNRLNLGKIRREENILWSFAPHDIAIILRLVGELPSRVSATGGAYLQPQIADVTVTNMEFPHGTRAQIFVSWLHPYKEQRMVIVGSKKMAVFDDVRKENKLMTYEHVIEFVEGEPVMKKGEGIPVELESAEPLKRECQHFLECIQTGKQPLTDGESGVRVLRILEAAEQSLEQQGAPVAL